One Paenarthrobacter aurescens TC1 DNA window includes the following coding sequences:
- a CDS encoding putative Acetyl-CoA carboxylase alpha chain (identified by match to protein family HMM PF00289; match to protein family HMM PF00364; match to protein family HMM PF01071; match to protein family HMM PF02222; match to protein family HMM PF02785; match to protein family HMM PF02786): MRKVLIANRGEIAVRVARACDDAGIQSVAVYADIDADAMHVGAADEAFSLGGNSPADTYLNIEKLLAVAEQSGADSVHPGYGFLSENADFAQAVLDAGLEWIGPSPESIRQLGNKITAREIAVRAGAPLVAGSDGPVSSAAEARAFAEEHGLPLAIKAAFGGGGRGLKVVRELAEVEEAFDSAVREAVAAFGRGECFVEQYLDRPRHVEAQVIADKLGNVIVVGTRDCSLQRRHQKLVEEAPAPFLSDTQRQKIYEGSKAIIREAGYYGAGTVEFLVSADGAVAFLEVNTRLQVEHPITEETAGIDLVQEQFRIAAGLPLSISEDPTPRGHSFEFRINAEDVGRGFLPSPGTVASFEAPTGPGIRIDTGVRSGSFVAPQFDSLLAKLIVTGADRQQALRRARRALAEIKITGLATVLPFHRAVLESDDFTSVAGLRVHTRWIETDFADQIPVDPDYNVIAPSGERRTITVDVDGKRLAVGLPADLLDGWARSGHGLPATADVTGLPGSSDSTDSPAESALVSSMAGTVVKWLVEPGTAVAAGDPLVVLEAMKMETQVPAHRTGTLSEVLSAPGGVVTAGAVLAHIE; encoded by the coding sequence ATGCGCAAGGTCCTGATCGCGAACCGTGGCGAAATCGCTGTCCGTGTCGCCCGAGCCTGTGACGACGCCGGCATCCAGTCAGTCGCCGTCTACGCAGACATCGATGCCGATGCCATGCACGTTGGCGCTGCTGACGAAGCCTTCAGCCTGGGCGGCAATTCGCCGGCTGACACCTACTTGAACATTGAAAAGCTGCTGGCCGTTGCGGAGCAGTCCGGCGCGGATTCCGTCCACCCCGGATACGGCTTCTTGTCCGAGAACGCGGACTTTGCACAAGCAGTCCTCGACGCCGGACTCGAGTGGATCGGTCCCTCACCGGAGTCGATTCGCCAGTTGGGCAACAAGATCACGGCCCGCGAGATCGCTGTCCGGGCCGGTGCGCCGTTGGTTGCAGGTAGTGACGGACCGGTGTCCTCTGCTGCGGAAGCCCGGGCCTTCGCGGAGGAACACGGTCTTCCGCTGGCTATTAAGGCTGCATTTGGGGGCGGTGGCCGTGGGCTGAAGGTGGTTCGCGAGCTCGCTGAAGTGGAAGAAGCGTTCGACTCTGCAGTCCGTGAGGCCGTGGCTGCCTTCGGCCGTGGCGAGTGCTTCGTGGAGCAGTACTTGGACCGGCCGCGGCACGTCGAGGCACAGGTCATCGCGGACAAGCTGGGCAACGTCATTGTGGTGGGCACCCGCGACTGCTCACTCCAACGTCGCCACCAAAAGCTCGTGGAAGAAGCCCCCGCCCCCTTCCTGAGCGATACGCAGCGGCAAAAGATCTACGAGGGCTCCAAAGCAATCATCCGTGAAGCCGGCTATTACGGCGCCGGGACCGTGGAGTTCCTGGTTTCGGCGGACGGAGCCGTGGCGTTCCTTGAAGTCAACACACGACTTCAGGTGGAGCACCCCATCACGGAGGAAACTGCCGGGATTGACCTGGTGCAGGAGCAGTTCCGGATCGCTGCAGGTTTGCCGCTGAGCATTTCGGAAGACCCGACTCCTCGAGGGCACTCGTTCGAGTTCCGCATCAACGCCGAAGACGTAGGCCGCGGCTTCCTGCCGTCCCCGGGAACAGTGGCTTCTTTTGAGGCGCCCACTGGTCCCGGCATCCGCATCGACACAGGCGTACGGTCCGGCTCATTCGTGGCACCGCAGTTCGACTCCTTGCTTGCCAAGCTGATAGTCACTGGAGCCGACCGACAGCAAGCCCTTCGCCGTGCGCGCCGTGCCCTCGCAGAAATCAAGATCACCGGCCTGGCTACAGTTCTGCCGTTCCACCGCGCGGTTCTGGAGTCCGACGACTTCACGTCAGTGGCTGGCCTGCGCGTACACACGCGCTGGATAGAGACCGACTTCGCGGACCAGATCCCCGTGGATCCTGACTACAACGTCATTGCCCCGAGCGGAGAACGCAGGACCATCACGGTGGATGTCGACGGCAAACGGCTCGCAGTGGGGCTTCCCGCAGACCTGCTGGACGGCTGGGCACGCTCCGGCCACGGGCTCCCGGCCACGGCGGACGTTACGGGACTGCCCGGATCCTCGGACAGCACTGACTCGCCCGCCGAATCCGCCTTGGTCTCCAGCATGGCCGGCACGGTGGTGAAGTGGCTCGTGGAGCCCGGTACTGCGGTAGCTGCCGGGGATCCTTTGGTGGTTCTTGAAGCCATGAAAATGGAAACCCAGGTCCCGGCACACCGTACGGGCACACTCTCCGAGGTGTTGTCGGCTCCCGGTGGAGTGGTGACTGCGGGTGCAGTGCTGGCCCACATCGAGTAG
- a CDS encoding putative xylitol oxidase (identified by match to protein family HMM PF00941; match to protein family HMM PF01565): protein MKNWAGNLEYSSADVHSPTSVEELQELVANASRIKALGSRHSFNTVADTDGTHILLDALPQEVVLNTAKNTVKVSGGISYGALGRALEEQGYAIHNLASLPHISVAGAIQTGTHGSGVNNPSLAAAVVSVDLVRASGELVTLTADDDEFLANVVGMGALGIVTGLELAVRPSYDVRQRVLTGLTWEGALANFEAIASSAYSVSFFTDYTGDTIPQVWFKALDSEAPLTDLFGATAATAAMHPLPDMSAENCTEQLDVAGKWLDRLPHFRHEFTPSNGEELQSEFLLPLEQAPAALRAVRELAHKFAPLLFVSEIRTVAADEFWLSPFYQQQSVALHFTWKPLQAEVEAILPELETALRPFGARPHWGKLFTPGEYDFAALYPRFEDFRALVQANDPTGKFSNSLLDSVLGVAVTS from the coding sequence ATGAAGAACTGGGCAGGAAACCTTGAGTACTCGTCTGCGGACGTCCACAGTCCCACGTCGGTGGAGGAGCTGCAGGAACTCGTAGCCAACGCGTCGCGGATCAAAGCACTCGGTTCCCGGCACTCCTTCAACACGGTCGCCGACACCGACGGCACACACATCCTGCTGGACGCCCTGCCCCAGGAAGTCGTGCTGAACACCGCGAAGAATACCGTCAAAGTCAGTGGTGGCATCAGTTACGGAGCCCTGGGCCGCGCGCTCGAGGAGCAAGGCTACGCCATTCACAACCTCGCGTCCCTCCCGCACATCTCAGTGGCCGGTGCCATCCAAACCGGGACGCACGGCAGTGGAGTCAACAACCCCTCCTTGGCTGCCGCCGTCGTCAGTGTTGACCTGGTGCGCGCCTCAGGCGAGCTGGTGACCCTCACGGCGGACGACGACGAATTCCTCGCCAACGTGGTGGGAATGGGCGCTCTAGGCATCGTCACAGGGCTGGAACTTGCGGTCCGGCCGAGCTATGACGTCCGGCAGCGTGTGCTCACCGGACTTACCTGGGAAGGAGCGCTGGCAAACTTTGAGGCCATCGCTTCCAGCGCTTACAGCGTTAGCTTCTTCACCGACTACACCGGCGACACCATCCCGCAGGTGTGGTTCAAAGCCCTGGACTCCGAGGCTCCGCTGACCGACCTCTTTGGGGCAACGGCTGCGACGGCGGCCATGCATCCCTTGCCGGACATGTCAGCCGAGAACTGCACCGAGCAACTGGACGTCGCCGGCAAGTGGCTGGACCGGTTGCCGCATTTCCGCCACGAATTCACCCCGAGCAACGGCGAGGAACTGCAAAGCGAGTTTCTCCTTCCCCTGGAACAGGCACCCGCCGCGCTGCGGGCTGTACGGGAACTCGCCCATAAGTTCGCGCCGCTGCTGTTCGTCTCCGAGATTCGCACTGTGGCCGCCGACGAGTTCTGGCTTAGCCCGTTCTACCAGCAGCAAAGCGTGGCACTCCACTTCACGTGGAAGCCGCTGCAGGCCGAGGTAGAAGCAATACTCCCCGAGCTTGAAACAGCACTAAGGCCTTTTGGCGCCCGCCCGCATTGGGGCAAGCTCTTCACACCCGGCGAGTACGACTTCGCGGCGCTCTACCCGCGCTTCGAGGACTTCCGTGCTCTAGTCCAGGCCAACGACCCCACGGGGAAGTTCTCCAACAGCCTCCTGGACAGCGTGCTGGGTGTGGCCGTTACCTCGTAA
- a CDS encoding putative transcription regulator, LacI family (identified by match to protein family HMM PF00532) encodes MAAEVSLTTVSYVLSGRHGGTTRISQPTQDRVLAAVKELGYVPNQAARGMRRGKTDVVAVAIGNLEWPWDRALATAAARILPEHGYQPVILLGDDWRKFMMSGGADGVIIGYFPEARSEDETVTELARRGVAQVVISGTMKPAGFDVLAPEADAGLAECMEFLTASHRRIACIRRADPAGRPKSRFAAYAAGLERAGIALDESLVRTSHHRPATAYQSALELLQLPDRPTAILCTDDMEALQTIRAAYRLGLRVPEDVQIVGVGNSTEGQDYDPALTTVGPAPIFEQVVRMLLDRLAGTTPAAGIRVASPWKLHRRGTTLG; translated from the coding sequence ATGGCGGCGGAGGTTTCGCTGACCACCGTGTCCTATGTGCTCTCCGGTCGGCACGGCGGCACTACCCGGATCAGTCAGCCCACGCAGGACCGGGTCCTGGCAGCGGTCAAGGAACTGGGGTACGTGCCCAATCAAGCCGCTCGTGGCATGCGTCGGGGCAAGACGGACGTTGTGGCGGTAGCTATCGGCAACCTTGAATGGCCGTGGGATCGTGCCCTCGCCACAGCCGCAGCAAGGATCCTTCCCGAGCATGGCTACCAGCCGGTGATCCTCTTGGGTGATGACTGGCGGAAGTTCATGATGTCCGGCGGCGCGGATGGCGTCATCATCGGCTACTTTCCAGAAGCCAGGTCCGAGGACGAAACCGTCACGGAATTAGCACGCCGTGGCGTCGCCCAGGTGGTGATCTCGGGAACCATGAAGCCTGCGGGTTTCGATGTCCTTGCTCCCGAAGCCGATGCCGGGCTCGCCGAGTGCATGGAGTTCCTCACCGCATCCCACCGCAGGATCGCCTGCATTCGAAGAGCGGACCCGGCCGGCCGGCCCAAGAGCCGATTCGCCGCTTACGCAGCCGGACTGGAGAGGGCGGGCATCGCGCTGGATGAGTCTTTGGTCAGGACGTCGCACCACCGTCCGGCCACGGCGTATCAGTCGGCCCTTGAGTTGCTCCAGCTACCGGACAGGCCAACTGCCATCTTGTGCACCGACGACATGGAAGCCCTGCAGACCATCCGTGCCGCCTACCGACTTGGCCTCCGCGTCCCCGAGGACGTCCAGATTGTGGGCGTCGGAAACTCTACCGAAGGCCAGGACTACGATCCCGCCCTGACGACGGTGGGACCGGCTCCGATCTTTGAGCAGGTGGTCCGGATGCTTCTTGACCGATTGGCGGGAACTACCCCGGCCGCGGGCATTCGGGTAGCGTCGCCGTGGAAGTTGCACCGCCGCGGCACCACGCTGGGTTAG